One Armatimonadia bacterium DNA segment encodes these proteins:
- a CDS encoding LptF/LptG family permease: MKIIDRYIAAHFVGPFFVGVGAFTAILLGVSEISYAVSLVVRDGVPVGLAVKYFFLHVPMVVALTMPMATVFAALMAAGALSNHGELVAMRAGGVSLVRMAITVMVCGLIVAIATFAFDEALSPLCNSTAGNMLQDFLSKQKKIEKPISYFLPEEGTPERAIIVLKLNPEKRELLGITINEFRNGKLAQVFSAERAVWVGTQWKLVNVVHRQYTGKGYREDRLREVMCDIGRTPEDIGRRSERRPEEYTLAQLKAEVAKLMPDAKPGSQQLKRALWLTQHYHIRIATPWAALCFAVLGFPLGMRPQRATTGIGFGISLALVFVYYIIFNFLQAFGQQGAMSPVLAAWLPNIVLLGAGLGLLIDASR; the protein is encoded by the coding sequence ATGAAGATCATTGACCGCTACATCGCCGCCCACTTCGTGGGCCCCTTCTTCGTCGGCGTCGGCGCTTTCACAGCGATTCTGCTGGGCGTCAGCGAGATCTCCTATGCCGTCTCACTCGTCGTCCGTGATGGCGTGCCGGTGGGCCTGGCCGTCAAGTACTTCTTCCTCCACGTGCCAATGGTTGTGGCCCTGACGATGCCCATGGCCACGGTCTTCGCTGCGCTGATGGCCGCCGGCGCCTTGTCAAACCATGGTGAACTGGTGGCGATGCGCGCCGGGGGTGTGAGCCTTGTACGGATGGCCATCACGGTCATGGTCTGCGGCCTCATCGTAGCCATAGCTACCTTCGCCTTCGACGAGGCACTGTCTCCCCTGTGCAACAGCACGGCCGGCAACATGCTGCAGGACTTTCTGAGCAAACAGAAGAAGATCGAGAAACCGATCTCCTACTTCCTCCCCGAAGAGGGCACACCGGAACGTGCCATCATCGTCCTGAAGCTGAACCCGGAGAAGCGCGAACTGCTGGGCATTACCATCAACGAGTTCCGCAACGGGAAGCTCGCTCAGGTGTTCTCGGCTGAACGCGCGGTATGGGTCGGCACCCAGTGGAAGCTGGTGAACGTGGTCCATCGCCAGTACACGGGCAAGGGCTACCGTGAGGACCGTCTGCGGGAAGTGATGTGTGACATCGGCCGCACACCGGAGGATATCGGGCGCAGATCGGAGCGTCGGCCCGAGGAGTACACCCTGGCGCAGCTCAAGGCCGAGGTCGCGAAGCTGATGCCCGACGCAAAGCCTGGGAGTCAACAGCTCAAACGCGCCCTCTGGCTGACGCAGCACTACCATATCCGTATTGCGACGCCCTGGGCCGCGCTTTGCTTTGCGGTTCTCGGCTTCCCGCTGGGGATGAGGCCGCAGCGTGCCACCACCGGCATCGGCTTCGGCATCTCCCTGGCGCTGGTGTTCGTGTACTACATCATCTTCAACTTCCTGCAAGCCTTCGGTCAGCAAG